A single genomic interval of Sceloporus undulatus isolate JIND9_A2432 ecotype Alabama chromosome 2, SceUnd_v1.1, whole genome shotgun sequence harbors:
- the LOC121920190 gene encoding cytochrome c oxidase assembly protein COX11, mitochondrial, translating into MGLLRARGCWGRAGVLGWPWLRPHGNAAYHERRDNCADPRWRRRQREKEQQEEEWSRRNRTVLTYLAAGVVGMAGLSYAAVPLYRLYCQATGLGGSAVAGHGSDQIETMEPVKDRIIKVTFNADVHASLQWNFRPQQTEVYVVPGETALAFYKAKNPTDKPIIGISTYNVVPFEAGQYFNKIQCFCFEEQRLNPHEEVDMPVFFFIDPEFAEDPRMANVDLITLSYTFFEAKEGQKLPLPGYN; encoded by the exons ATGGGCCTGCTGCGCGCGCGGGGCTGTTGGGGTCGCGCGGGGGTTCTTGGCTGGCCGTGGCTCCGTCCCCATGGCAACGCGGCCTACCACGAGCGCCGCGACAACTGCGCCGACCCCAGATGGCGACGGCGGCAAAGGGagaaggagcagcaggaggaggagtggagCCGCCGGAACAGGACGGTGCTGACCTACCTGGCGGCCGGGGTGGTGGGCATGGCGGGCCTCTCCTACGCGGCGGTGCCCCTCTACCGGCTGTACTGCCAG GCTACTGGACTTGGTGGATCGGCAGTCGCAGGTCATGGTTCGGACCAGATTGAGACAATGGAGCCTGTAAAAGATCGCATAATTAAAGTTACCTTCAATGCAGATGTGCATGCAAGTCTTCAGTGGAATTTCAGGCCTCAGCAGACTGAAGTATAC GTGGTTCCAGGGGAGACTGCACTGGCATTTTACAAAGCAAAGAATCCAACTGATAAACCTATAATTGGAATCTCTACCTACAATGTTGTACCTTTTGAAGCTGGGCAGTATTTCAACAAGATACAA TGCTTTTGTTTTGAAGAACAAAGACTTAATCCTCATGAAGAAGTGGACATGCCAGTATTTTTTTTCATTGATCCTGAATTTGCAGAAGATCCAAGGATGGCCAACGTTGACTTGATCACTCTTTCATACACATTTTTTGAAGCAAAGGAAGGACAGAAATTGCCACTTCCAGGTTATAATTAA